From Candidatus Eremiobacterota bacterium, one genomic window encodes:
- a CDS encoding UTP--glucose-1-phosphate uridylyltransferase, translating to MITTEERFMPFRELMRKEGLPDVAIATFAHYYRHLAEGYDGFIRETDILPLESLPELESLPTHLAETGQRSLPHTVMIKLNGGLGTSMGLNGPKSLLTVKDDLTFLDIIATQALHEKVPLILMNSFATREESLKALERYPGLMRDIPLDFLQHRVPKVKRSDLSPARWPENPSLEWCPPGHGDIYTSLVTGGLLDLLLEKGYRFAFVSNSDNLGAVMNKIVLGYFVEHRLPFLMEVATRTEEDRKGGHLAMLPDGQLILREIAQCHPEDRALFQDIYRYKFFNTNSIWINLHELKKVLEEKDYVLGLPMIRNPKSIDPRDLSSTPVYQIETAMGTAISIFRGAQALHVPRSRFLPVKTTNDLLAVSSDAYLLTHDNRVVINPQREPGGPPMVIDLDPAYYRSIDDLQARFPYGPPSLIECERLTIRGDFRFGRNVALRCVVHLVNETADQVIFDDGSILDGSYSA from the coding sequence ATGATTACCACGGAAGAGAGATTCATGCCTTTCAGGGAGCTGATGAGAAAAGAAGGCCTGCCCGACGTGGCAATCGCCACCTTTGCCCATTATTACCGGCATCTTGCCGAGGGATACGACGGCTTCATAAGGGAGACAGATATCCTTCCCCTTGAGTCCCTCCCGGAGCTTGAGTCTCTTCCCACTCACCTGGCGGAGACAGGACAGCGCTCACTTCCCCACACGGTGATGATAAAGCTCAACGGCGGCCTCGGGACAAGCATGGGCCTTAACGGTCCCAAGTCCCTGCTCACGGTGAAGGACGACCTCACCTTCCTTGACATCATTGCCACCCAGGCCCTTCATGAAAAGGTTCCTCTTATCCTGATGAACAGCTTTGCCACAAGGGAAGAGTCACTGAAAGCCCTGGAACGATATCCCGGCCTCATGAGGGATATTCCTCTTGATTTCCTCCAGCACAGAGTTCCCAAGGTGAAGCGCTCAGATCTCTCGCCGGCCAGGTGGCCCGAGAATCCCTCACTTGAGTGGTGCCCGCCCGGTCATGGCGATATCTACACATCACTGGTGACGGGAGGGCTCCTGGACCTGCTGCTGGAAAAGGGATACCGCTTCGCCTTTGTGTCCAACTCGGACAACCTCGGGGCCGTGATGAACAAGATAGTCCTGGGGTATTTCGTGGAGCACAGGCTTCCCTTCCTGATGGAGGTCGCGACAAGGACGGAAGAAGACAGGAAAGGAGGACACCTCGCAATGCTTCCCGACGGGCAGCTCATCCTCCGGGAAATTGCCCAGTGTCACCCCGAGGACAGGGCTCTCTTCCAGGACATTTACCGCTATAAGTTTTTCAACACAAACAGCATCTGGATCAATCTCCATGAGCTGAAGAAAGTGCTGGAGGAAAAGGATTACGTGCTGGGCCTCCCGATGATAAGGAACCCCAAGAGCATCGATCCCAGGGACCTCTCTTCAACGCCTGTCTACCAGATTGAGACTGCCATGGGGACTGCAATCTCAATTTTCAGGGGGGCCCAGGCCCTCCATGTGCCAAGGAGCAGGTTCCTCCCGGTCAAGACCACCAATGACCTCCTGGCAGTCAGCTCCGATGCCTACCTGCTCACCCATGACAACAGGGTGGTGATAAATCCACAGAGGGAGCCGGGAGGCCCTCCGATGGTCATCGACCTTGACCCGGCATATTACCGCTCCATCGACGACCTCCAGGCCCGTTTCCCCTATGGCCCGCCTTCTCTCATCGAGTGCGAGCGCCTCACCATAAGGGGTGATTTCAGGTTCGGAAGAAATGTAGCCTTAAGGTGTGTGGTACACCTCGTCAACGAAACAGCAGATCAGGTGATATTTGACGACGGGAGCATATTGGATGGATCATACTCGGCGTGA
- a CDS encoding protein kinase: MRTRVQAPDGKKTKEGTPVMVLPDGTALQNGHTLSYLAAGGMCVAYRGVKGGKEYFVKEVDGTVSRHVLALSQEKSTLERLRHPGIIKIHDFFEEEGYYYLVSEFIEGKSLDRLVPENKEVFLKESTVLAWAEELITIFEYLHSQSPPIIYRDLKPQNIILDLNEHIHLVDFGIARVYKDRDSRSGDTIPMGTALTASPEHYGGRQTDERSDIYTLGATLHFLATNGWNFGEGLFEFVPVRTINTALSENFEKVIEKALEVLPEDRFQTMREMRTALTHPELKQSTSPAHKKADTPITTETLRGVQTLTPAGESSRAQKVLTPLSLTGIALVCLILLISALFAVKIIVIPRGVSNAVTMAPESTALPSVSPEISSKPSQQAAATSPFTPLPLSAEATTKASPIPSEALTKKNHKSTDKKRPVQPRVTVTKTVAYVAEPAPTQALPPLPETISYPRFTTPFQQQSREVPAYRQKQEEKPWKQRRQEQPLSHKNHPGEGPLYTFRGCQMSIPRNFQEMKSTPPEFVKMNLMTGTAEAYIHVRFLESKDMPALSKWGERLKEKTGARNVENSGNMKLNGYDALSFRFVTAAPNNPSQLFLSKQVIISCGDRTYVLTVGAVKEKLQEISPEFNKFFNSFKIVQ; this comes from the coding sequence ATGAGAACAAGGGTACAAGCCCCCGATGGGAAAAAAACCAAGGAAGGGACGCCAGTGATGGTGCTTCCCGACGGCACCGCTCTGCAGAATGGCCATACCCTCTCTTACCTGGCGGCAGGCGGGATGTGCGTAGCTTACAGAGGAGTGAAGGGGGGAAAGGAATACTTCGTCAAGGAAGTGGACGGGACTGTCTCCCGGCATGTCCTTGCCCTCTCCCAGGAAAAATCAACCCTGGAGCGCCTCAGGCACCCGGGGATCATCAAGATACACGATTTCTTTGAAGAAGAGGGCTATTACTACCTTGTAAGCGAGTTTATCGAGGGGAAAAGCCTCGACAGGCTTGTCCCGGAGAACAAGGAGGTCTTTCTGAAGGAAAGCACCGTCCTTGCCTGGGCTGAAGAGCTCATCACCATATTCGAGTATCTTCACAGCCAGAGCCCCCCCATCATATACCGCGATCTCAAGCCCCAGAATATCATACTGGACCTGAATGAGCACATACACCTTGTGGACTTCGGGATCGCACGCGTTTACAAGGACAGGGACAGCCGCAGCGGCGACACGATCCCGATGGGCACCGCGCTCACGGCATCGCCGGAGCATTACGGCGGAAGGCAGACCGACGAGCGCTCCGATATATACACCCTTGGCGCAACCCTCCACTTCCTCGCCACCAACGGCTGGAATTTCGGCGAAGGGCTCTTTGAATTTGTGCCGGTCCGCACAATAAACACGGCGCTCTCCGAGAACTTCGAAAAAGTAATAGAAAAAGCTCTCGAGGTTCTTCCAGAGGACCGCTTCCAGACGATGAGAGAAATGCGCACTGCCCTTACCCACCCTGAACTGAAGCAAAGCACAAGCCCCGCTCATAAGAAAGCCGACACTCCAATCACCACGGAGACTCTCAGGGGGGTGCAGACCCTCACTCCCGCTGGAGAATCTTCAAGAGCACAAAAAGTCCTCACTCCATTGTCACTGACAGGAATTGCCCTGGTGTGCCTGATCCTGCTCATATCGGCTCTTTTTGCGGTAAAGATCATAGTGATACCCCGCGGCGTGAGCAACGCCGTCACCATGGCGCCGGAGAGCACGGCATTGCCTTCCGTTTCGCCGGAAATATCTTCGAAGCCCTCACAGCAGGCAGCCGCCACGAGTCCATTCACTCCCCTGCCCTTATCAGCGGAAGCAACGACAAAGGCAAGCCCCATACCTTCCGAGGCTCTTACAAAAAAGAACCATAAAAGCACTGACAAAAAGAGGCCTGTGCAACCCCGGGTGACGGTAACGAAAACCGTTGCCTACGTGGCTGAGCCCGCACCTACCCAGGCGCTTCCCCCCCTCCCGGAAACGATCTCATATCCCCGGTTCACGACACCCTTTCAACAGCAGAGCAGGGAAGTACCTGCTTACCGCCAGAAACAAGAGGAAAAGCCGTGGAAGCAAAGAAGGCAGGAGCAGCCGCTCTCTCATAAGAATCATCCCGGGGAAGGCCCCCTCTATACCTTCAGAGGCTGCCAGATGAGTATTCCCCGGAATTTTCAGGAAATGAAATCCACCCCCCCTGAGTTTGTAAAGATGAATCTGATGACAGGCACGGCAGAAGCGTACATCCATGTGAGGTTCCTCGAGAGCAAGGACATGCCGGCACTCTCAAAGTGGGGGGAGAGACTGAAGGAAAAAACAGGGGCGCGCAACGTGGAAAACTCAGGGAACATGAAGCTTAACGGATACGATGCCCTCTCGTTCAGGTTTGTCACCGCGGCTCCCAACAACCCCTCGCAGCTTTTCTTGAGCAAGCAGGTAATCATTTCCTGCGGTGACAGAACCTATGTGCTTACCGTGGGAGCGGTAAAAGAAAAGCTCCAGGAGATTTCACCAGAGTTCAACAAGTTCTTCAATTCGTTTAAAATCGTGCAATAG
- a CDS encoding SpoIIE family protein phosphatase: protein MRILVVDDDQELRNFMKVFLSPLGYEVLTASNGGEALDMLHCQEIELVISDLVMEPIDGLELCRRIRKIDFPHYLYIIILTARETSQDLVQLLEEGADDFIAKPFDNEELRVRIMAGERIVKLERSYAEKNRSLHEAHERLNEAYMIIRRDLEAAARLQQSLLPASSSSMGGLHFEWLFMPSRILGGDIFNYFLLEDHRVGFYIIDVAGHGIPSAMLSFTLSNTLSPSLGAAGFVVKPAKGLPALQAAAPSAVVGELNRHFVGDEESLIYFTMIYGLFDRARETLTISQAGHPSPFLVKPAGASFFIGSGGYPVGMLSFAEYDEHRVPMQKGDRLFLYSDGVIDCMNASKERFSRERFAEYLVQSRKKSLRECIEGMEALLREWAGNKDFDDDVSLLAFEME, encoded by the coding sequence GTGCGCATCCTTGTGGTTGATGACGATCAGGAACTCAGGAATTTCATGAAAGTCTTTCTCTCCCCCCTGGGATACGAAGTCCTTACAGCTTCCAACGGCGGCGAAGCCCTGGACATGCTTCACTGCCAGGAGATAGAGCTTGTCATAAGCGACCTTGTCATGGAGCCCATTGATGGTCTGGAGCTCTGCAGGCGCATCAGGAAGATCGATTTTCCCCATTATCTCTACATAATCATCCTCACTGCCAGAGAGACAAGCCAAGACCTGGTGCAGCTTCTGGAGGAAGGCGCTGACGATTTTATCGCAAAGCCCTTTGACAACGAGGAGCTCAGAGTCCGCATCATGGCAGGGGAGCGTATAGTGAAGCTTGAGCGAAGCTACGCAGAGAAAAACCGTAGCCTCCATGAGGCCCATGAAAGGCTTAATGAGGCTTACATGATCATAAGGCGTGATCTTGAAGCTGCAGCCCGCCTTCAGCAGAGCCTCCTCCCCGCGTCTTCCTCAAGCATGGGGGGGCTGCACTTTGAATGGCTTTTCATGCCTTCCAGGATCCTCGGCGGCGACATATTCAACTACTTTCTGCTGGAGGACCACCGCGTGGGCTTTTACATCATCGACGTGGCAGGCCATGGCATTCCCTCGGCAATGCTCTCTTTCACGCTGAGCAACACCCTTTCGCCTTCTCTGGGCGCTGCAGGGTTTGTCGTCAAGCCGGCCAAGGGGCTGCCTGCGCTCCAGGCCGCGGCTCCCTCCGCGGTAGTGGGGGAGCTTAACAGGCACTTCGTCGGAGATGAAGAAAGCCTTATCTACTTCACCATGATCTACGGCCTTTTTGACAGAGCCCGTGAGACTCTCACCATCTCGCAGGCGGGCCATCCTTCCCCCTTTCTGGTAAAGCCCGCAGGCGCCTCCTTCTTTATCGGCAGCGGCGGATATCCCGTCGGCATGCTCTCATTTGCCGAGTATGACGAGCACCGCGTTCCCATGCAGAAAGGAGACCGGCTCTTTCTCTATTCTGACGGTGTCATAGACTGCATGAACGCTAGCAAGGAGAGGTTTTCAAGGGAAAGATTCGCTGAATATCTTGTGCAGTCAAGGAAAAAATCATTGAGGGAGTGCATAGAGGGTATGGAGGCCCTTCTCCGTGAATGGGCTGGAAACAAGGATTTTGATGATGATGTGAGTCTCCTGGCCTTCGAGATGGAATAG
- a CDS encoding PEGA domain-containing protein: PKAPAAEVKPPVAEAKPVLTPEPKAPAIEPKAPAIEPKAPAAEVKPEVKTVLRSESTSQGYQHVVAAIVIVVIIVACLISLSTQKVNMPIPSLPIAPGTLYLDTDPTGASVTCTEDQSISGITPLRVAEVKKGTYHVRLSMKDCLDAEETLEVLPGKETTCMFSLKKTGTLNVQSFPKGASVSVDGMDTGKVTPVLLKDVHEGAHKITLKFGEKGPARDFPAQVEWGRRTEFYGLQDEKKSAVAVECDGTAKVFINGVALGKASEGPYLVNPGSHKITVAKEFYMPWKQEVKVTPGEVAFLAVKPVAQGVLLLEGDYDTAFYVNDRFQGYERQRVLCDPDTPVTVKAVLYDGRVWIREFTLKSGEKKEERVNPDEAVRPETGGLQGDVTETLPPAEQAFSDFSIAERFPEKDFALLKQLYEDIDNEGDQEMVLAFRHIRGTGRDPVELYVVKKAGSDYKVVPLREPAKNEVGYGELKEFSVTKKDDLGYREILYATSDGKSSLAGSFVINRSALDNPLWMKR, translated from the coding sequence CCGAAAGCCCCTGCTGCCGAGGTGAAGCCTCCCGTGGCGGAAGCGAAGCCTGTGCTGACGCCTGAGCCGAAAGCCCCTGCAATAGAGCCGAAAGCTCCTGCAATAGAGCCGAAAGCCCCCGCCGCCGAGGTGAAGCCTGAAGTGAAAACAGTCCTTCGCAGCGAGAGCACCTCTCAGGGATACCAGCATGTGGTCGCAGCCATTGTCATCGTGGTGATCATAGTGGCCTGCCTGATATCGCTCTCAACCCAGAAAGTGAATATGCCCATTCCCTCTCTTCCCATAGCTCCTGGAACGCTCTACCTTGACACCGATCCGACGGGAGCGTCTGTCACCTGCACCGAGGATCAGTCAATCTCGGGAATCACTCCCCTCCGTGTCGCAGAGGTGAAAAAGGGAACATACCACGTGCGTCTTTCAATGAAAGACTGCCTGGATGCCGAAGAGACCCTGGAGGTACTTCCCGGCAAGGAGACGACCTGCATGTTCAGCCTCAAGAAAACCGGGACCCTCAACGTGCAGTCTTTTCCCAAAGGCGCTTCGGTCAGTGTCGATGGCATGGACACGGGAAAGGTCACTCCTGTTCTGTTGAAGGATGTCCATGAAGGAGCACACAAGATCACCCTTAAATTCGGGGAAAAGGGCCCTGCAAGGGATTTTCCGGCACAGGTCGAGTGGGGCAGGCGGACAGAGTTCTACGGCCTTCAGGATGAGAAGAAATCAGCCGTTGCAGTGGAGTGTGATGGCACGGCGAAAGTATTTATCAACGGCGTGGCATTGGGGAAGGCCTCTGAAGGCCCCTATCTCGTGAACCCCGGCTCTCACAAGATAACTGTGGCGAAGGAGTTCTATATGCCCTGGAAGCAGGAAGTGAAAGTCACCCCCGGCGAGGTGGCCTTCCTCGCGGTGAAGCCTGTGGCACAGGGCGTCCTTTTACTTGAGGGAGATTATGACACGGCATTTTATGTGAATGACAGGTTCCAAGGGTACGAGCGCCAGAGGGTCCTCTGCGATCCCGACACGCCCGTGACGGTAAAAGCAGTGCTTTATGACGGCCGGGTCTGGATCAGGGAGTTCACGCTGAAATCTGGAGAAAAGAAAGAGGAAAGAGTGAATCCTGACGAGGCGGTAAGGCCCGAGACGGGAGGCCTCCAGGGAGACGTGACAGAGACCCTGCCCCCTGCGGAACAGGCCTTTTCAGACTTTTCCATAGCGGAGAGATTCCCTGAGAAGGACTTTGCTCTTCTCAAGCAGCTCTATGAAGACATTGACAACGAGGGAGACCAGGAAATGGTGCTGGCCTTCCGCCATATCAGGGGAACGGGGAGGGATCCTGTTGAGCTTTACGTGGTGAAGAAGGCAGGGTCTGACTACAAGGTGGTCCCCCTCAGGGAGCCTGCCAAAAATGAAGTAGGATACGGGGAGCTCAAGGAATTCTCCGTGACGAAAAAGGATGACCTTGGCTACAGAGAGATCCTCTATGCCACCAGTGACGGTAAAAGCAGCCTGGCGGGATCATTTGTCATCAACAGGAGCGCCCTTGACAATCCGCTCTGGATGAAGCGGTAA
- the glpB gene encoding anaerobic glycerol-3-phosphate dehydrogenase subunit GlpB, which produces MNFDVVVIGAGLSGLSAASAALGRGKSVAIVAKGSGNLSSASGHIQLLGHYPPEAQGHAGNPEEAIKTLIRKNPLHPYALLGIERIRDAVARFLKNSESFGLPYGGSLLENRLIPTSAGTLIPAALTPPSSWRDFSEASEIVVAGFKELIDFYPAFVAESLASRCKAPLKHLWVEMGTGAGRGLNSYDMALYMEKPEALKSLASQLKPHVKEGTFIFIPAVLGVTGHLALSESLESGLGCPVIELVTLPPSVPGHRLAEAFRRHLLRRGVEFLWGHDAVLEACNGKRCISLELGRGTGKGFSLKGRAFVLATGGVLGEGLMVLPGKIEETVLGIPVHYQKPFAEGDFLGSRELPLAMAGIKVNKALQPLSPETGEVLFENVHVAGRTLAGYDPYLEKSDSGVALATGYAAGLNAAGEDSSDDH; this is translated from the coding sequence ATGAACTTTGATGTAGTGGTTATCGGAGCGGGGCTCTCGGGCCTCTCTGCCGCCTCAGCGGCACTTGGCAGGGGAAAGAGCGTTGCCATCGTGGCAAAGGGCTCAGGAAACCTCTCTTCCGCCTCAGGGCATATCCAGCTCCTGGGGCACTATCCCCCTGAAGCTCAGGGGCATGCCGGGAATCCCGAGGAGGCCATCAAGACCCTCATAAGGAAAAATCCCTTACATCCCTATGCACTTCTTGGGATTGAAAGGATAAGGGATGCTGTGGCCCGCTTCCTGAAGAACTCGGAAAGCTTCGGCCTTCCCTACGGGGGCTCACTGCTAGAGAACAGGCTCATTCCCACCTCTGCCGGCACCCTGATACCGGCAGCCCTGACACCTCCCTCTTCGTGGAGGGATTTTTCCGAAGCCTCCGAGATCGTCGTGGCAGGCTTCAAGGAGCTCATAGACTTCTACCCTGCCTTCGTGGCGGAAAGCCTGGCTTCCCGCTGCAAAGCCCCCCTGAAGCACCTGTGGGTTGAAATGGGAACCGGTGCAGGGAGAGGCCTTAACAGCTACGACATGGCCCTGTATATGGAAAAGCCCGAGGCTTTGAAAAGCCTCGCGTCGCAGCTTAAGCCCCACGTGAAGGAAGGCACCTTCATCTTCATCCCGGCAGTGCTTGGAGTGACAGGGCACCTTGCCCTTTCCGAATCGCTTGAGAGCGGGCTGGGCTGCCCCGTCATTGAGCTCGTGACCCTTCCTCCCTCGGTACCGGGGCACCGGCTTGCCGAGGCCTTCAGGAGGCATCTCCTGAGAAGGGGTGTGGAGTTCCTCTGGGGCCACGATGCGGTCCTGGAGGCCTGCAACGGGAAGCGCTGCATCTCCCTGGAGCTCGGAAGAGGGACAGGGAAGGGCTTCTCCCTCAAAGGCCGTGCCTTCGTGCTTGCCACGGGAGGAGTGCTGGGCGAGGGTCTCATGGTGCTGCCGGGAAAGATCGAAGAGACAGTCCTGGGAATCCCCGTCCACTATCAAAAGCCCTTTGCCGAAGGCGATTTCCTGGGCAGCAGGGAGCTGCCCCTCGCAATGGCGGGGATAAAGGTAAACAAGGCGCTCCAGCCCCTTTCGCCCGAGACAGGCGAGGTGCTCTTCGAGAACGTGCACGTGGCCGGCAGAACCCTTGCAGGCTACGACCCATACCTGGAGAAAAGCGACTCGGGCGTGGCGCTCGCCACAGGCTACGCAGCGGGACTCAATGCGGCAGGGGAGGATTCATCAGATGACCACTGA
- a CDS encoding anaerobic glycerol-3-phosphate dehydrogenase subunit C yields the protein MTTDKTACLEHCIKCSICHTQCPVAARVQSFPGPRQLGPELERARLAEKSLPDEIEQYLGFCINCRRCDTSCPHGVKPSVINIRNKGKKQHMNLARLRDWVLAHNVWWGSMGSMVPGPFNAMLRLAPAKFFMGMLGIAPRDFPRYTHSTLKTESLNREKKALIFPGCYGSFNEPLILQSAIDLLEACSYQVEIARTGCCGIPMLTNTFTAESRATAEKNAALLLGKVAQGFTVITTCSSCGLALKEEYGELLEEKRHLELARHVKDLFQVLADEELSFSSSKERVPIAYYHVSCHLKAQGIGTPAAALLRRAAVRELIVEDSYCCGIAGTFGFKKERFAMALDIGTPLFNAIKRSGAGLVITDCGTCTLQIADGTGITVKHPAVVLRDYLSGGPES from the coding sequence ATGACCACTGACAAGACCGCCTGCCTTGAGCACTGCATCAAGTGCAGCATCTGCCACACCCAGTGCCCCGTCGCTGCCCGGGTCCAGTCCTTCCCGGGACCGCGCCAGCTCGGTCCTGAGCTCGAGAGGGCCCGCCTTGCAGAAAAAAGCCTTCCCGACGAAATCGAGCAGTACCTCGGCTTCTGCATCAACTGCAGGCGCTGCGACACCTCCTGCCCCCACGGGGTGAAGCCTTCCGTCATCAATATCAGGAACAAAGGCAAAAAGCAGCACATGAACCTGGCAAGGCTCCGTGACTGGGTCCTGGCCCATAACGTGTGGTGGGGATCCATGGGGAGCATGGTGCCGGGTCCCTTCAACGCCATGCTCCGCCTGGCGCCGGCGAAGTTTTTCATGGGAATGCTGGGAATAGCCCCCAGGGACTTTCCCCGCTACACCCATAGCACCCTTAAGACAGAAAGCCTGAACAGGGAGAAAAAGGCCCTCATATTCCCCGGATGCTACGGGAGCTTCAATGAGCCCCTCATCCTGCAGTCAGCCATCGATCTCCTCGAGGCCTGCAGCTACCAGGTCGAGATAGCCAGGACGGGCTGCTGCGGCATCCCCATGCTCACCAATACCTTTACCGCCGAGAGCAGGGCAACGGCAGAGAAGAATGCCGCCCTCCTTCTTGGAAAGGTGGCGCAGGGCTTCACGGTCATCACCACCTGCTCAAGCTGCGGCCTCGCCCTCAAGGAGGAGTACGGCGAGCTTCTCGAGGAGAAGCGCCACCTCGAGCTTGCCCGCCATGTGAAGGATCTCTTCCAGGTCCTTGCCGATGAGGAGCTCTCGTTCTCCTCATCAAAAGAAAGGGTTCCCATTGCCTATTACCATGTCTCATGCCACCTCAAGGCCCAGGGTATAGGAACACCTGCGGCGGCCCTTCTCAGGAGAGCTGCCGTGAGGGAGCTCATCGTGGAGGACAGTTACTGCTGCGGGATAGCGGGGACCTTTGGATTCAAGAAGGAGCGCTTCGCCATGGCGCTGGACATAGGGACCCCCCTCTTCAACGCCATAAAAAGGAGCGGTGCGGGGCTTGTCATTACCGACTGCGGCACCTGCACCCTCCAGATAGCCGATGGAACGGGCATCACGGTAAAACACCCCGCGGTGGTGCTGAGAGATTACCTGTCCGGCGGCCCGGAGAGCTGA